TGGGCAACCGCCTGCCATCGCTGGAgacgtgggcggcggcggcggcgatgtagTCCGGCCAGGTGGGCTGGGCGGAGAAGACGAGTTCGACTGAGCGGGCGAACACGTGGTGGTGGCGGGTGAAACCATCGAACCCGAACTGGTTGGCGCCTCCATGGGGGCACCTCGAGCCTCAGCTCCTCCGGGAGGGGGACCCTCTTGCCGGTGAAGAGGTTGACGGCCGCGAACGCTCGCCACGGGTCGACCCAGCTGCCGTGGGCGCTgtaaagctttttttttttttttggcggaAACTGATCGTACCTTTACCATACGTCGTGTCGTCGTCTACGCGTTATATATAGGCAGGAATAGCCCCTTGCCGTGGCGTAAATGGAGTCGGACATGGGCTCTCAGACTTCGGCCGACTCTATCTCTGTTCCTCATCCGAATAGAGACCGAATTGCTTGCCAAATGTCCTAAACGTATCCCTCTCGACATGAACATTGAAAAGTgaataaatagtcaaaagcAGTAGCGTCTAGCACAGATAGATCAGATAAGTTCGGCACTAACGTCTTTTAATCTGATTCTTAAAATCTGCTAAACACATAACACCTCAAATCTCATAAACCCTTCTAACATTGCGAGGGAGCAAGAGCAGAATGCAGCAACAACTGAAGATACTGACGATTCGAGTAAATTGCAGTACGAGCCACGGCGGACCGATCTATCAGGTGCGAAGCAGACTCCAGCCAACCTGGAAGGAGACGAAGGCGTCGATGCAGGCGTACCGGATCTGCTCGTTGGAGAGGCAGTAGGCGTCCCAGCGGCTCATGGTCACCCTCTGCGGCTTGACGACGTCGGCGCCCAAGACGGCGCGCACCACGGCCTGAAGGCCGGCCTGGCGGAGGTCCGGGCGACCCATCCGCTCCGCCGCGAGGGGGCGCAGGTCGACCGTGTTCGACACCGCGAGGCCGTGGTCGTCGCTCAGCCGCTCGGCGTCCTTGtccacgccgacgccgacgaagCAGTCCCCGGGGTTGGCGAGGAAGCGGCCGAGGGAGGCAGGGACGAAGTCGGCGTGGAGGAACTGGAAGATGAGGCAGCTGCGGTCGACGCAGAGCTGGAGCAGCGCGACGGGGTTCTGGTCGGCGCGGAAGCTGGGGCGCCACTCGACGTCGAGCCCCACCACGAGCCCGGGCCCGTACGCGGAGCGGACATCCCGGAGCCACCcgtccacggcggcgccggaggacgTCACGGTGGTGGTGATCACGTCGCTGCCGAAGGCCACCTCGGTGACGTACGTGTCGGTGGCCATGGgatagctgctgctgcggcgtcGGCGGAGACGACAAGGGTCAAGAGGGATTTTGGAGGAGAAGGGGACGCAGATCGAACGGAGGGGATGCGACGTCGGTCTTATATATTTGGAAGTTTATCCAAATCTTCTCCACCGTATAATTTGGAagtttcaaaaccaaaaggaaTCTTTGCCCAAATTTTCCAATGTGGAAATAGGGATATTTTATCCTCTGTTTCCAAAACAATGGAAGACAACTGGTAGTTTTGCCTTTTGGATTTGTACTGTAGATGCCCAGGTCATGAGATCAGAGAACAGGGCGAGCGAATCAAAGCTGTCAGACCGGAGTTAACCCATCTTTGCATGCTAGGCTCAAGAAAAATGTGTTCACGGCATGTCCATTGGCACATGCCATGTTGTCACGCTTGGTTGCAAAGGCACAGTGGAACTTGATCCTTTCGCGGTCGTCTTCTATCATGGCATATGGCAGgtaataattgattttaaTATTCTTAGGGTTGCTTGGAGCTTTGGATGCCGAAATTATGACAAATTAAATCTTTAACAAACTACAATTCCAAAAATAGACTGTAAGCTAGGCAGCGGGACTCAAAGGCACCGAAGCAGCAATATCAGCCTCACCAAtcagatgatatttttttgctatGTCATTGGCGGTCAATGTAAAGCTCACAGGTGCTAAGCATGGGAGAAACACCACGGTGGATGCTTTCGTGTTGATCCAAGGTGAAAAGCCCTGAACCGGgtatatacatgcatgatatatatacagcCGTATAGGTTGTTAAGAACATCCCAGCAACTCATCTATTCCATTCTccattctaaaaatagattatgGAGCCTAAAAATTAAGCTTCAGCAGAATATCTATtctattatctatatttagatttcatccatattagaaaaagaaacctcatatttggatgttctctcttCATCTTTCAAAGAGATATTGAGTACAAAACGATATGAAcgataaaactattttagatgatcatgcatataaagatataatgatcaaatttagataagcatACTCTAACTCATCTCTTAACACAAAGGGATATAGCTAATTCTATCTGAGTTAACAACCTCACGTACTTGTACAGAGATATCTTCTCATCCCATGTGATAATCTTAACAGTCAACCCCTTCACTTTATCACGGAAATTTTGGTAAAGTGTGCCAAGCCACGCACACTATCATTCTCATATTTTCGCTTTCGCTTATAattgtaagttaaaatttaaacttttaacctatagaaattattttaggatttt
This is a stretch of genomic DNA from Oryza brachyantha chromosome 1, ObraRS2, whole genome shotgun sequence. It encodes these proteins:
- the LOC102709617 gene encoding Werner Syndrome-like exonuclease, which translates into the protein MATDTYVTEVAFGSDVITTTVTSSGAAVDGWLRDVRSAYGPGLVVGLDVEWRPSFRADQNPVALLQLCVDRSCLIFQFLHADFVPASLGRFLANPGDCFVGVGVDKDAERLSDDHGLAVSNTVDLRPLAAERMGRPDLRQAGLQAVVRAVLGADVVKPQRVTMSRWDAYCLSNEQIRYACIDAFVSFQVGWSLLRT